Proteins from one Rhizobium sp. BT04 genomic window:
- a CDS encoding HupE/UreJ family protein translates to MKSALKSVLLALAAVALPAVAYAHPAIGEAAGFSHGFAHPISGLDHVLAMGMVGVFAFQLGGRATWLLPMTFVLVMALGGVLGAAGIALPFVELGIALSVVVLGAIVALNVKAPLAAALGIVGLFAIFHGHAHGAEMPENAAGAAYAAGFMVATVLLHVTGLALGYVIGRVGERQGVFVARAAGGIAAISGVGILAGLI, encoded by the coding sequence ATGAAATCAGCACTCAAGAGCGTCCTGCTGGCTTTGGCTGCCGTAGCGCTTCCGGCCGTCGCCTATGCCCATCCCGCCATCGGCGAAGCTGCCGGCTTCAGCCATGGCTTTGCCCATCCGATTTCTGGCCTCGATCATGTCCTCGCCATGGGGATGGTCGGTGTTTTCGCATTCCAACTCGGCGGCCGCGCCACCTGGCTCCTGCCGATGACCTTCGTTCTTGTCATGGCGCTCGGCGGCGTTCTCGGCGCTGCCGGCATCGCTCTTCCCTTCGTTGAATTGGGCATCGCGCTTTCCGTCGTCGTTCTCGGCGCTATCGTTGCGCTCAACGTCAAGGCTCCGCTCGCTGCAGCGCTCGGCATTGTCGGCCTCTTTGCGATCTTCCACGGGCATGCGCACGGCGCCGAAATGCCGGAAAACGCCGCCGGTGCCGCCTATGCCGCCGGTTTCATGGTCGCGACCGTGCTGCTGCACGTCACAGGCCTTGCCCTTGGTTACGTCATCGGCCGCGTCGGTGAACGTCAGGGCGTTTTCGTGGCGCGCGCGGCCGGCGGCATCGCCGCCATATCAGGCGTCGGCATCCTGGCCGGTTTGATCTGA
- a CDS encoding GbsR/MarR family transcriptional regulator: MNLPPLVQSFVLHFGEMGSRWGINRTVGQIYALLYVSPAPICAEEIAESLGISRSNVSMSLRELQAWNLVILKHKPDDRRDFFTTPDDVWLILRTLAEERKKREVDPTLSVLREILMQRPASDAERHAQARMSEMHTLIEQLTHWYEDVKQLETERLATLLSLGAKVTKLLEAKDRVISLGRSRRPNPANKS; this comes from the coding sequence ATGAACCTTCCGCCTCTCGTCCAGTCCTTCGTTCTCCATTTCGGCGAAATGGGCTCCCGCTGGGGAATCAACCGTACGGTCGGCCAGATCTATGCCTTGCTCTACGTCTCGCCCGCGCCGATCTGCGCCGAGGAGATCGCCGAATCGCTCGGCATTTCGCGTTCCAATGTTTCAATGAGCCTGCGCGAATTGCAGGCCTGGAACCTCGTCATCCTCAAACACAAGCCGGATGATCGCCGCGATTTCTTCACCACGCCGGATGATGTCTGGCTCATATTGCGGACGCTTGCCGAGGAGCGAAAGAAGCGCGAAGTCGATCCGACGCTGTCGGTCCTGCGGGAGATCCTGATGCAGCGGCCGGCCAGCGACGCCGAACGGCATGCGCAGGCGCGCATGAGCGAGATGCACACGCTGATCGAACAGCTGACGCATTGGTATGAAGACGTAAAACAACTTGAAACGGAAAGGCTCGCGACGCTACTCTCGCTTGGCGCGAAAGTGACCAAGCTTCTGGAGGCCAAGGACCGGGTCATCTCGCTCGGCCGCAGCCGCCGGCCGAATCCTGCGAACAAGAGTTAG
- the cydD gene encoding thiol reductant ABC exporter subunit CydD has protein sequence MGTAFVDATNEAEARARDGEVPRADSAKARLRYAAMLQALAAAIWIPQAGLLAVSVGRIADGGGLRDVLWPAFGILVLGLVRSCLDAAGGRLAFRAARMELSRKRQVAAAALSLSSPVDRGRPVSGKAASVIGEQAELIVAYLSRFQPARMKASLVPLVILAFILPVSWIAALVLLFAAPLIPIFMALIGWRAQAASERQLVATGGLNGFLLDRLRGLTTIRALDAVETTAQRLRREAESLHVRTMSVLKIAFLSSAVLELFAALGVAMVAVYVGFSLLGEIRFGTWSGELDLTEGLFILLLAPAFFEPLRELSAVWHDRAAGEAALKALDALAGGGGLPIRGSAEPAAVAGTEAPDVHLENLAFRYGADEPLILGGFNLDVAAGEHLALLGASGSGKSTLLSLIAGLAPCTDGRILIGGVELTDETAANLRGGMAWIGQKPHIFAGTIAGNIALGRPGVLRGDVADALAAASLEKVADAYGPQPLGESGVGLSGGEVLRLAIARAACNPHLKIILADEPTAHLDAATAADVTQSLLALARGRTLVVATHDPLLAARMHRAIRIDADLAIREAAE, from the coding sequence ATGGGCACTGCTTTCGTCGACGCAACAAACGAAGCGGAGGCCCGGGCGAGGGATGGAGAAGTTCCACGCGCCGACTCGGCGAAAGCCCGGCTGCGGTATGCGGCGATGCTCCAGGCATTGGCCGCCGCCATCTGGATCCCGCAGGCCGGATTGCTGGCGGTCTCGGTCGGCCGTATCGCCGATGGCGGCGGGCTGCGTGATGTTCTCTGGCCGGCCTTCGGCATCCTCGTCCTTGGGTTGGTAAGAAGCTGTCTCGACGCGGCTGGCGGCCGCCTGGCTTTTCGCGCCGCGCGCATGGAACTCAGCCGCAAGCGGCAGGTCGCCGCGGCTGCCCTTTCCCTATCGTCGCCGGTCGACCGCGGCCGGCCGGTATCCGGCAAAGCCGCGAGCGTCATCGGCGAACAAGCCGAACTCATCGTGGCCTATCTCTCGCGTTTCCAGCCGGCACGGATGAAGGCGAGCCTTGTGCCGCTCGTCATCCTTGCCTTTATCCTCCCGGTCTCCTGGATCGCCGCGCTGGTCCTGCTGTTTGCCGCGCCGCTGATTCCGATCTTCATGGCGCTGATCGGCTGGCGCGCCCAGGCTGCTAGCGAAAGACAGCTTGTCGCGACCGGCGGCCTCAACGGTTTCCTGCTCGATCGCCTGCGCGGACTGACGACGATCCGCGCGCTCGACGCGGTCGAAACAACGGCCCAGCGACTGCGGCGCGAGGCGGAATCGCTTCACGTGCGCACCATGTCCGTGCTGAAAATCGCCTTTCTGTCCTCGGCCGTGCTCGAGCTTTTCGCGGCGCTCGGCGTGGCGATGGTTGCCGTCTATGTCGGCTTCAGCCTGCTTGGCGAAATCCGCTTCGGCACTTGGTCGGGCGAGCTCGATCTGACTGAGGGGTTGTTCATCCTGCTGCTCGCGCCCGCCTTCTTCGAGCCGCTGCGCGAACTCTCGGCCGTCTGGCACGACCGGGCTGCCGGCGAGGCGGCGCTGAAAGCGCTGGATGCACTTGCCGGCGGCGGCGGCTTACCCATCCGGGGATCGGCCGAACCGGCGGCTGTAGCCGGCACCGAGGCGCCGGACGTCCATCTCGAAAATCTCGCCTTTCGCTATGGTGCCGATGAACCACTGATCCTCGGCGGCTTCAATCTCGATGTCGCCGCCGGCGAACATCTGGCGCTGCTTGGCGCCAGCGGCTCCGGCAAGTCGACGCTTCTTTCGCTGATTGCCGGTTTGGCTCCCTGTACCGATGGCCGCATCCTCATTGGCGGCGTCGAGCTTACCGACGAAACTGCCGCGAACCTTCGGGGCGGCATGGCTTGGATCGGCCAGAAACCGCATATCTTTGCCGGCACCATCGCGGGCAATATCGCGCTTGGCAGGCCCGGCGTTCTGCGCGGCGATGTGGCGGATGCTCTTGCCGCCGCCAGCCTTGAAAAGGTGGCTGACGCCTATGGTCCCCAGCCGCTTGGCGAAAGCGGGGTCGGACTTTCCGGCGGCGAGGTGCTGCGGCTTGCGATCGCGCGCGCAGCCTGCAATCCGCACCTGAAGATCATCCTGGCCGATGAGCCCACCGCACATCTCGACGCCGCCACCGCGGCTGATGTGACCCAGAGCCTGCTTGCGCTCGCGCGGGGCCGTACCCTCGTCGTCGCGACACACGATCCGCTGCTGGCCGCCCGCATGCATCGCGCCATCCGCATCGATGCCGATCTCGCCATAAGGGAGGCAGCCGAATGA
- a CDS encoding amino acid ABC transporter ATP-binding/permease protein: MSFFVADIRPILRLFLAERRRALLLGALLSVATVTAGIALLGLSGWFITATSLAGLSAAAAMTFDVFAPAAGIRLLAIIRTAARYGERLATHDATLGVLAALRERLFRGFAEPGAARALLHRPARLLFRLTADIDALDSLYLRILVPAAVAIGAALAASVVLGLMHPLFGLCFGLFLVGAGFGLPFLIAGRTARRHARRRAHGIEALRSRTIDLVVGQTDLLMAGRLEAQRGAIAAADSYAARADDRLNRAEAGLTFSFGIVSTLLLTGSLLAVAALAETKAITAPVAALGLLVAFAAVEPFAALRRGALELGRTLLAARRIAPWLAVADVTEPLATPLPGYAFSLAGVSAFHENSAVPALQGIDLVLKQGERLAVIGSSGAGKSSLLALLSQELPARTGGVAAMTATLLAQRTELFEDSLRGNLALANPDAGEAGLREALAAAGLLADVEIMPRGLDTPLGEGGLGLSGGQSRRLALARLFLRDTPLWLLDEPTEGLDGATARDVLQRLSAKAAGRSLVIATHIRREAAIADRVAVIEGGRISEISRRGEAAFEKALDRLRPD; this comes from the coding sequence ATGAGTTTCTTTGTCGCGGATATCAGACCGATCCTGCGTCTCTTCCTCGCAGAGCGCCGACGTGCGTTGTTGCTCGGCGCGCTGCTTTCCGTAGCAACGGTGACGGCGGGCATTGCGTTACTCGGCCTCTCCGGCTGGTTCATCACCGCCACTTCGCTTGCCGGCCTTTCGGCCGCAGCCGCCATGACTTTCGACGTTTTTGCGCCGGCGGCCGGTATCCGTCTGTTGGCCATCATCAGGACGGCGGCACGTTACGGTGAAAGGCTCGCGACCCATGACGCGACGCTCGGCGTGCTTGCCGCGCTACGTGAAAGGCTGTTTCGCGGCTTTGCCGAACCGGGTGCCGCCCGCGCGCTCTTGCATCGCCCGGCGCGGCTGCTCTTCCGGTTGACGGCCGATATCGATGCGCTCGATTCCCTCTATCTCCGCATTCTCGTGCCGGCGGCGGTGGCGATCGGCGCAGCACTGGCTGCGAGCGTGGTGCTGGGGCTGATGCATCCCCTGTTCGGCCTGTGTTTCGGCCTTTTTCTCGTCGGCGCCGGCTTCGGTCTGCCTTTTTTGATCGCCGGCCGCACGGCGCGCAGACATGCTCGGCGGCGCGCCCATGGCATCGAAGCGCTGCGGTCGAGGACGATCGATCTCGTCGTCGGGCAAACCGACCTGTTGATGGCCGGCCGGCTTGAGGCGCAGAGGGGCGCGATCGCCGCGGCCGACAGCTATGCTGCTCGTGCCGATGATCGGCTGAACCGCGCCGAAGCCGGCCTGACCTTCAGCTTCGGCATCGTCTCCACCCTTCTGCTGACGGGGTCGCTGCTTGCCGTCGCAGCCCTAGCGGAAACGAAGGCGATTACCGCACCTGTCGCAGCCCTCGGCCTGCTCGTCGCCTTCGCGGCGGTCGAGCCCTTCGCGGCACTCCGCCGCGGCGCCCTGGAACTCGGGCGGACGCTGCTCGCAGCAAGGCGTATCGCACCGTGGCTTGCCGTCGCCGATGTAACCGAACCGTTGGCGACGCCGCTGCCGGGATATGCCTTTTCTCTAGCCGGCGTGTCCGCCTTTCATGAAAATTCTGCCGTGCCGGCGCTCCAGGGTATCGACCTCGTGCTCAAGCAGGGCGAACGCCTCGCCGTCATCGGCAGCAGCGGCGCCGGCAAGTCGAGCCTGCTCGCTCTGCTTTCCCAAGAGTTGCCGGCCAGGACAGGAGGCGTCGCCGCGATGACGGCGACCCTGCTGGCGCAGCGAACGGAACTCTTCGAGGATAGCCTGCGCGGCAACCTCGCCCTTGCTAATCCGGATGCCGGCGAGGCCGGCCTTCGCGAAGCGCTCGCCGCAGCCGGCCTGCTTGCCGATGTCGAGATCATGCCGCGCGGGCTCGACACGCCGCTTGGCGAAGGCGGCCTTGGCCTTTCCGGCGGCCAGTCGCGCCGGCTCGCGCTGGCCCGCCTCTTCCTGCGCGACACGCCGCTCTGGCTGCTCGACGAGCCGACCGAAGGTCTCGATGGTGCGACCGCCCGCGACGTGCTCCAGCGTCTTTCGGCGAAGGCGGCGGGCCGCTCGCTGGTGATTGCAACGCATATCCGCCGTGAAGCTGCCATCGCAGACCGCGTCGCCGTCATCGAAGGCGGCCGCATTTCAGAGATTTCGCGCCGCGGAGAGGCGGCGTTCGAAAAGGCGCTCGACCGGCTTCGGCCGGATTGA
- a CDS encoding cytochrome ubiquinol oxidase subunit I, with translation MELDIVALSRFQFALTALYHFLFVPLTLGLSVLLAIMETVYVMTGRQIWRQMTKFWGTLFGINFVIGVATGIVMEFQFGMNWSYYSYYVGDIFGAPLAIEGLMAFFLEATFVGLFFFGWDKLSKVGHLVATWAVALGSNFSALWILIANGWMQNPVGSALNPQTMRMEITSFFDVVFNPVAQAKFVHTVSAGYVCASIFVLGVSAWYIIKGRHIELAKRSMTVAASFGLASALSVVVLGDESGYLATENQKMKLAAIEGMWKTEPAPAAFTAFGFPDQEARETHFAVHIPWVMGLIGTRSLTTEIPGIDKLEQQAETRIRDGIKAYDALMQIRSARAQDQVAQEVRSSFEDLGHDLGYALLLKRYVDDPRQATEEQIVQAARDTIPHVPTLFWSFRIMVGLGMFFILLTATFFWLSARRHLDKYPLLLRIAVLAIPLPWVAIELGWVVAEFGRQPWVIEGVLPTAAAVSSLGAGTVLLTIIGFAALYTTLIVIEMGLMIKAIKQGPEPDDEPEAVLISETLVPAAE, from the coding sequence ATGGAACTAGATATCGTAGCACTTTCGCGCTTCCAATTCGCGCTGACGGCGCTTTACCACTTCCTGTTCGTACCTCTGACGCTCGGCCTGTCCGTGCTGCTCGCGATCATGGAAACCGTCTATGTCATGACCGGCCGCCAGATCTGGCGGCAGATGACGAAATTCTGGGGCACGCTGTTCGGAATCAACTTCGTGATCGGCGTCGCCACCGGCATCGTCATGGAATTCCAGTTCGGCATGAACTGGAGCTATTACAGCTATTATGTCGGCGACATCTTCGGGGCGCCGCTGGCGATCGAAGGCCTGATGGCCTTCTTCCTCGAGGCGACCTTCGTCGGCCTGTTTTTCTTCGGCTGGGACAAGCTGTCGAAGGTCGGGCATCTGGTCGCCACCTGGGCGGTGGCGCTCGGCTCGAATTTTTCTGCCCTCTGGATCCTGATCGCCAATGGCTGGATGCAGAACCCTGTGGGATCGGCGCTCAATCCGCAGACGATGCGCATGGAGATCACAAGCTTCTTCGATGTGGTGTTCAACCCGGTTGCCCAGGCGAAATTCGTTCACACGGTGTCGGCAGGTTATGTCTGCGCCTCGATCTTCGTGCTCGGCGTCTCGGCCTGGTATATAATCAAGGGCCGGCATATCGAGCTTGCCAAGCGTTCGATGACGGTTGCGGCCTCCTTCGGCCTTGCTTCGGCGCTTTCGGTCGTCGTCCTTGGCGACGAGAGCGGTTATCTCGCCACCGAGAACCAGAAGATGAAGCTTGCCGCGATCGAGGGCATGTGGAAGACCGAACCGGCGCCGGCGGCCTTCACCGCCTTCGGTTTCCCTGACCAGGAGGCGCGCGAAACGCATTTTGCCGTGCACATCCCCTGGGTCATGGGCCTGATCGGCACGCGGTCGCTGACCACCGAAATCCCCGGCATCGACAAGCTCGAACAGCAGGCCGAAACCCGGATCCGGGACGGCATCAAGGCTTACGACGCGCTGATGCAGATCCGTTCGGCACGGGCACAGGACCAGGTTGCGCAGGAAGTGCGCAGCTCCTTCGAGGATCTCGGCCATGATCTCGGTTACGCTCTTCTTCTGAAGCGCTACGTCGACGATCCGCGCCAGGCGACCGAGGAGCAGATCGTTCAGGCCGCGCGTGATACGATCCCGCACGTGCCGACGCTCTTCTGGTCCTTCCGCATCATGGTCGGCCTCGGCATGTTCTTCATCCTGCTGACCGCCACCTTTTTCTGGCTGTCGGCGCGCCGCCATCTCGACAAATATCCGTTGCTTCTTAGGATTGCCGTGCTGGCGATCCCCCTGCCCTGGGTTGCCATCGAACTCGGCTGGGTCGTCGCCGAGTTCGGCCGCCAGCCCTGGGTGATCGAAGGCGTTCTGCCGACGGCTGCCGCCGTCTCCAGCCTTGGCGCCGGCACCGTGCTTCTGACCATCATCGGTTTTGCGGCACTCTACACGACGCTGATCGTCATCGAGATGGGCCTGATGATCAAGGCAATCAAGCAAGGACCGGAGCCGGACGACGAGCCGGAAGCGGTTCTGATTTCCGAAACCCTCGTCCCGGCCGCGGAGTGA
- the cydB gene encoding cytochrome d ubiquinol oxidase subunit II has translation MILHELIDYETLRLIWWLLLGVLLIAFATTGGFDLGVGTLLPFVARTDTERRVAINTIGATWEGNQVWLILGGGAIFAAWPPLYAVSFSGFYLAMFAILFALILRPVGFKYRSKRESTSWRSGWDWALFIGGFVPSLIFGVAVGNVLQGVPFRFADDMRIFYEGSFFALLNPYALLCGLLSLAMLTMHGAAWLVLKSSGPVAVRARSYGSIAALAVIVLFALGGLFLWIGVGGYRITSDISPIGPSNPLLKTVALEKGGWLTNYTAHPWTIIAPVLGFVGAALAFIAMRARREVMTLLFSKVAIFGIISTVGLSMFPFILPSSLDPRSSLTVWDASSSHMTLFIMLVVTVIFLPIIFAYTAWVYKVLWGKVDEKSITDENSHAY, from the coding sequence ATGATCCTTCACGAACTCATCGACTATGAAACCCTGCGTCTCATCTGGTGGCTGCTGCTCGGCGTATTGCTGATCGCTTTTGCGACGACCGGCGGTTTCGATCTCGGCGTCGGCACGCTTCTGCCTTTCGTCGCCCGGACCGATACGGAACGGCGCGTGGCGATCAACACCATCGGCGCCACCTGGGAGGGCAACCAAGTGTGGCTGATCCTCGGCGGCGGCGCCATCTTCGCCGCCTGGCCGCCGCTTTATGCTGTGTCCTTCTCGGGCTTCTATCTGGCGATGTTCGCGATCCTCTTCGCGCTCATCCTGCGCCCGGTCGGGTTCAAATATCGTTCGAAGCGGGAAAGCACCAGCTGGCGGAGCGGCTGGGACTGGGCGCTCTTCATCGGCGGTTTCGTGCCGTCGCTGATCTTCGGCGTTGCCGTCGGCAATGTGCTGCAGGGCGTGCCCTTCCGCTTTGCCGACGATATGCGGATCTTCTACGAAGGCTCGTTCTTCGCCCTGCTCAACCCCTATGCGCTGCTCTGCGGCCTGCTTTCCCTAGCCATGCTGACGATGCATGGTGCGGCCTGGCTGGTGTTGAAGTCGAGTGGCCCGGTCGCAGTGCGTGCCAGAAGCTATGGCAGCATCGCCGCCCTTGCCGTCATCGTGCTTTTCGCACTCGGCGGCCTCTTCCTGTGGATCGGCGTCGGTGGCTATCGCATCACCAGCGATATCAGCCCGATCGGCCCCTCCAATCCGCTGCTGAAGACCGTGGCGCTGGAGAAAGGCGGGTGGCTGACCAACTACACCGCCCATCCCTGGACGATCATCGCGCCCGTCCTCGGCTTCGTCGGCGCGGCGCTGGCCTTCATCGCCATGCGGGCAAGGCGCGAGGTCATGACGCTGCTCTTCAGCAAGGTGGCGATCTTTGGCATCATCTCGACGGTCGGCCTGTCGATGTTCCCGTTCATCCTGCCCTCCTCGCTCGATCCGCGATCGAGCCTGACGGTCTGGGATGCATCCTCCAGCCACATGACACTGTTCATCATGCTTGTGGTGACAGTGATCTTCCTGCCGATCATCTTCGCCTACACAGCCTGGGTCTACAAGGTTCTGTGGGGCAAGGTCGATGAGAAGTCCATCACCGATGAAAATAGCCACGCTTACTAG
- the cydX gene encoding cytochrome bd-I oxidase subunit CydX: MWYFAWMLGLPLAAAFAVLNAMWYELMDDAARKKASELRK, encoded by the coding sequence ATGTGGTATTTTGCATGGATGCTCGGCCTGCCGCTGGCCGCCGCCTTCGCCGTCCTCAACGCCATGTGGTATGAGCTGATGGACGACGCGGCCAGGAAGAAAGCTTCCGAGCTGCGCAAGTAG
- a CDS encoding aldo/keto reductase, whose translation MTSDQPIRWGIIGPGTIARTFADGVAHSRTGRLVAIATRNPAKPGLAENFPGARIVDGYEALLSDKEIDAIYIAVPHTGHAEWAIKAARAGKHILVEKPIALSAYDAEAVYYEAKKAGVFAGEAFMYRVHPQTEKLVELVKSGVIGTVRIIRSSFGFNMGSYRPEHRLFANDTAGGGILDVGGYPVSMARLIAGAAQGKAFLEPEKVSGVAHLGESGVDEWASAVLKFPNEIIAEVSCSIMANQDNVLRIIGSEGRIEVQDFWFASGHKGGVGKIEIFKGGKQETVELREDRWLYSFEADAAGDAIRAGKTEFSSPGMSWADSIGNLRVLDQWRASVGLEYGVEKASKRTANIAGGTVARGNSIPQRQIPGISKPASVVTLGFEFFPNFAAASLTLDAFYEAGGNAFDTAYVYGGGKTEAIFGDWHTSRKVPREEIVLIGKGAHSPLCYPDMIAKQLDQSLSRLKTDYVDIYFMHRDNTDVPVGEFVDAMDAEVKRGRIRGIFGGSNWTRARFDEAIAYAEKTGKAAPAALSNNFSLAEMLDPIWAGCVAASDDDWKKWLNEKQIPNFAWSSQGRGFFTDRAGRDKRDDEEIVRVWYSERNFGRRDRAIELANKLGRNPIHIALAYVIAQPFPVIPLIGPRTVAELEDSLSALDIKLTPEQVKWLEG comes from the coding sequence ATGACTTCAGATCAACCGATCCGCTGGGGCATCATCGGCCCCGGCACCATCGCCCGCACCTTTGCCGATGGCGTCGCTCATTCGCGCACCGGCAGACTGGTGGCGATCGCCACCCGCAATCCTGCAAAGCCGGGTCTTGCCGAGAACTTCCCCGGTGCCCGCATCGTCGATGGTTACGAGGCGCTGCTCTCCGATAAGGAGATCGATGCGATCTATATCGCCGTCCCCCACACCGGCCATGCCGAATGGGCGATCAAGGCGGCACGCGCCGGCAAGCACATCCTGGTGGAAAAGCCGATCGCACTGTCGGCCTATGATGCCGAAGCGGTTTATTACGAGGCGAAAAAAGCCGGCGTCTTTGCCGGGGAAGCCTTCATGTATCGCGTGCATCCGCAGACAGAGAAGCTGGTCGAACTCGTCAAAAGCGGCGTCATCGGCACCGTTCGCATCATCCGCTCGAGCTTCGGCTTCAACATGGGCAGCTATAGGCCGGAACACCGGCTTTTCGCCAATGATACCGCCGGCGGCGGCATTCTCGATGTCGGCGGTTATCCGGTCTCGATGGCCCGGCTGATTGCCGGCGCGGCGCAGGGCAAGGCCTTCCTGGAACCGGAGAAGGTCTCGGGCGTCGCCCATCTCGGAGAGAGCGGCGTCGATGAATGGGCCTCTGCCGTGCTGAAGTTCCCGAACGAGATCATCGCCGAAGTCTCCTGCTCGATCATGGCGAATCAGGACAATGTGCTGCGCATCATCGGCTCGGAAGGCCGGATCGAGGTCCAGGACTTCTGGTTCGCCTCCGGCCACAAGGGCGGCGTCGGCAAGATCGAGATCTTCAAGGGGGGCAAACAGGAAACCGTCGAGCTCAGGGAAGACCGCTGGCTTTACTCCTTCGAGGCCGATGCGGCGGGTGACGCCATCCGCGCCGGCAAGACGGAATTCAGCTCTCCCGGCATGAGCTGGGCGGATTCGATCGGAAACCTGCGCGTGCTCGACCAATGGCGTGCCTCGGTCGGTCTGGAATACGGCGTTGAGAAAGCCAGCAAGCGCACGGCAAACATTGCCGGCGGCACGGTCGCGCGTGGCAACAGCATTCCGCAGCGCCAGATCCCCGGCATTTCCAAACCTGCCTCGGTCGTGACGCTCGGCTTCGAGTTCTTCCCGAACTTCGCCGCCGCCTCGCTGACGCTCGACGCCTTCTACGAGGCCGGCGGCAATGCCTTCGACACGGCCTATGTCTATGGCGGCGGCAAGACGGAAGCGATCTTCGGCGACTGGCACACGAGCCGCAAGGTGCCGCGCGAGGAGATCGTGCTGATCGGCAAGGGTGCGCATTCGCCGCTCTGCTATCCTGATATGATCGCAAAGCAGCTCGACCAGTCGCTTTCGAGGCTGAAGACCGACTATGTCGACATCTATTTCATGCATCGCGACAATACCGACGTGCCCGTCGGCGAGTTCGTCGATGCCATGGATGCCGAGGTCAAGCGCGGACGCATCCGCGGCATATTCGGCGGCTCGAACTGGACGCGGGCCCGCTTCGACGAAGCGATCGCCTATGCCGAAAAGACCGGCAAGGCGGCGCCGGCAGCACTCTCCAACAACTTCTCGCTCGCCGAAATGCTCGATCCGATCTGGGCCGGTTGCGTCGCCGCTTCCGACGACGACTGGAAGAAGTGGCTGAACGAGAAGCAGATCCCGAACTTTGCCTGGTCGAGCCAGGGTCGCGGCTTCTTTACCGACCGCGCCGGCCGCGACAAGCGAGATGACGAGGAGATCGTGCGGGTCTGGTATTCCGAGCGCAACTTCGGACGCCGCGACCGTGCTATCGAACTGGCAAACAAACTCGGCCGCAATCCGATCCACATCGCACTCGCCTATGTGATCGCCCAGCCTTTCCCGGTCATTCCGCTGATCGGGCCGCGCACCGTCGCCGAGTTGGAAGACAGTCTCTCGGCGCTCGACATCAAGCTCACACCCGAGCAGGTGAAGTGGCTGGAAGGCTGA
- a CDS encoding ABC transporter ATP-binding protein, with protein MAELSLSNIVKRFGGFEIIHGANLEVKDGEFVVFVGPSGCGKSTLLRMIAGLEDITSGELQIGGRVVNDVEPADRGIAMVFQSYALYPHLTVEENLSFGLRMNGNPKADTERRVRHVAEILQITELMKRRPKQLSGGQRQRVAIGRAIVREPQVFLFDEPLSNLDAELRVQMRVEISRLHKKLGTTMIYVTHDQTEAMTLADRIVVLRAGNIEQIGAPLDLYDDPANQFVAGFVGSPKMNFLNAVVVETQPGRAVIALESDANTRLTLPVADPIQAGAKVTLGIRPEHFVDAGTGDADLTVTIDVAEHLGNTSYIYATIGPEQLIIERPESRVAGNRDTLIVGLPANRSFLFDGAGKRLR; from the coding sequence ATGGCAGAGCTTTCACTCAGCAACATCGTCAAGCGCTTCGGCGGCTTTGAGATCATCCACGGCGCCAATCTGGAGGTGAAGGACGGCGAATTCGTCGTCTTCGTCGGCCCGTCCGGCTGCGGCAAGTCCACGCTGCTCCGGATGATCGCCGGCCTCGAGGACATTACGTCAGGTGAGCTTCAGATCGGCGGCAGGGTCGTCAACGACGTCGAGCCGGCCGATCGCGGCATCGCCATGGTCTTCCAGTCCTATGCGCTCTATCCGCACCTGACCGTCGAGGAAAATTTGAGCTTCGGCCTGCGCATGAACGGCAATCCGAAGGCCGACACCGAGCGGCGCGTGCGCCATGTCGCAGAGATCCTGCAGATCACCGAGCTGATGAAGCGGCGGCCGAAGCAGCTTTCCGGCGGTCAGCGCCAGCGCGTCGCCATCGGCCGCGCCATCGTCCGCGAACCACAGGTCTTCCTGTTCGACGAACCTTTGTCGAACCTCGACGCCGAACTGCGCGTGCAGATGCGCGTCGAAATATCAAGACTGCACAAGAAGCTCGGCACGACGATGATCTATGTCACCCACGACCAGACGGAGGCGATGACACTCGCCGACAGGATTGTCGTGCTGCGCGCCGGCAATATCGAGCAGATCGGCGCGCCGCTCGATCTGTACGATGATCCCGCCAATCAGTTCGTCGCCGGTTTCGTCGGCTCGCCGAAGATGAATTTCCTCAACGCCGTAGTGGTTGAAACGCAGCCGGGCCGGGCAGTGATCGCGCTGGAAAGTGACGCCAATACCCGCCTGACGTTGCCGGTCGCCGATCCCATCCAAGCTGGCGCAAAAGTGACGCTCGGCATCCGTCCGGAACATTTCGTCGATGCGGGCACGGGCGATGCCGACCTCACCGTCACCATCGACGTCGCCGAACATCTCGGCAATACCAGTTACATCTACGCCACCATAGGCCCCGAGCAACTGATCATCGAGCGACCGGAATCGCGCGTCGCCGGCAATCGCGACACGCTGATAGTCGGCCTTCCCGCCAACCGCTCATTCCTTTTCGACGGCGCCGGCAAGCGGCTTCGCTGA